Proteins from one Syntrophaceae bacterium genomic window:
- a CDS encoding MerR family transcriptional regulator: MTGKTMTIGQLARRFGLSRSTLLYYDSIGLLAPSGRSRANYRRYTEEDARRLETICMYRQLGLSLSAIARILLSPRDSLRDVLEKRLLELGREISQLREQQHVIIRMLDDDTLRDRYPVLDGESWAAMLRAAGLDDEGLVKWHKAFENMAPLSHQEFLEGLGITGDEIDRIREWSRE, translated from the coding sequence ATGACAGGAAAGACCATGACCATCGGGCAGTTGGCCCGGCGCTTCGGGCTGTCCCGGAGCACGCTTCTCTACTACGACTCGATCGGACTGCTTGCGCCCTCCGGCAGGAGCCGGGCCAACTACCGGCGATACACGGAGGAGGACGCCCGGCGGCTGGAAACGATCTGCATGTATCGCCAGCTGGGGCTGTCTCTCTCCGCGATCGCCCGGATCCTGCTGTCTCCCCGGGACAGCCTGCGCGACGTCCTCGAGAAAAGACTGCTGGAGCTGGGCAGGGAGATCAGCCAGCTTCGGGAACAGCAGCACGTCATCATCCGCATGCTCGACGACGATACGCTCCGGGATCGCTATCCCGTTCTCGACGGGGAAAGCTGGGCCGCCATGCTCCGGGCCGCCGGCCTCGATGACGAGGGGCTGGTGAAGTGGCACAAGGCCTTCGAGAATATGGCCCCCCTGTCCCATCAGGAATTTCTCGAGGGACTGGGAATCACGGGCGACGAGATCGACAGGATCCGGGAATGGTCGAGGGAATGA
- a CDS encoding lysophospholipid acyltransferase family protein: MKLAFYRFLTTLTRYAGPWVFRFFAWFIAAGYFLFFPGRVARSVRFYRILLPERGLLRALLLTWRQYQNFTSVFLDRFLFQERGKIPYDSEGFHYLEEAVASGRGGVLLMSHLGNWEVSAHLLKGKGMKLLLYVGEKHREQIERMQKQSLSERGIRLVTASPDAASPFDLVEAIRFLREGGLVSMTGDRLWHESQRSVPAVFADHETLLPETPHLFSLLSGAPILPFFVYRKAGGRYRIRVSPPWTVKATSRKDRDKAVRRSVQAYARILEEEARSHPDQWYHFEDFLGEEQRGGVEAPGVDEG; encoded by the coding sequence ATGAAGCTGGCCTTTTACCGGTTCCTCACGACCCTCACCCGTTACGCCGGCCCCTGGGTGTTCCGGTTTTTCGCGTGGTTTATCGCTGCCGGCTACTTCCTGTTTTTCCCCGGACGGGTTGCCCGGAGTGTCCGCTTTTACCGGATTCTCCTCCCGGAGCGGGGTCTTCTTCGCGCTCTCCTCCTGACCTGGCGGCAGTACCAGAACTTCACCTCCGTCTTCCTGGACCGTTTCCTGTTCCAGGAACGGGGTAAAATCCCCTACGACAGCGAAGGATTTCATTACCTGGAAGAGGCTGTCGCCTCCGGACGGGGAGGCGTTCTGCTCATGTCCCACCTGGGAAACTGGGAGGTCTCGGCCCACCTCCTGAAAGGAAAGGGGATGAAGCTTCTCCTTTACGTGGGAGAGAAACACCGGGAGCAGATCGAGCGGATGCAGAAGCAGAGCCTGTCGGAGCGGGGCATACGGCTCGTGACGGCATCTCCCGATGCGGCTTCGCCCTTCGATCTCGTCGAGGCGATCCGCTTCCTCCGCGAAGGCGGACTGGTCTCCATGACCGGGGACCGCCTCTGGCACGAAAGCCAGCGGTCCGTCCCGGCCGTCTTCGCCGACCACGAAACCCTTCTCCCCGAGACGCCCCACCTCTTCTCCCTTCTGTCGGGGGCACCGATCCTGCCGTTCTTTGTCTACCGCAAAGCCGGGGGCCGCTACCGCATCCGGGTCAGCCCGCCCTGGACCGTGAAAGCCACTTCGAGGAAGGACAGGGACAAAGCCGTCCGCCGCTCTGTTCAGGCCTATGCCCGGATCCTGGAGGAGGAAGCCCGCAGCCATCCGGACCAGTGGTACCACTTCGAGGATTTTCTGGGGGAGGAACAACGGGGAGGCGTGGAAGCCCCGGGGGTGGATGAAGGATGA